In [Leptolyngbya] sp. PCC 7376, a genomic segment contains:
- a CDS encoding nitroreductase family protein: MVCRFSLMMKAIAKPIGLDKMETIESIYQRRAVKHYDPDYVMPAEDEQKLLEATIQAPTSFNIQHWRLVLLKDPELRKQVRALAFDQAQVTDASLVVVFTGDVKAWAKEPERYWVNAPEAVAEQLVGMIGPFHDGREWLQRDEAQRSIGMAMQTLMLSAKALGYDSCPMIGFDIDKVAELIKLPEDHVMGPMVAIGKGTKAAWPKPGQLPLSDIVSENSF; this comes from the coding sequence TTGGTTTGTCGTTTTTCTCTGATGATGAAGGCGATCGCCAAACCCATAGGATTAGACAAAATGGAAACGATTGAATCGATTTATCAACGCCGTGCCGTTAAGCATTACGACCCAGACTATGTGATGCCAGCCGAAGATGAACAAAAGTTGTTGGAGGCGACTATCCAAGCACCAACCAGTTTTAATATTCAGCATTGGCGCTTGGTGCTGCTGAAAGATCCTGAACTGCGCAAACAAGTCAGAGCATTAGCCTTTGATCAAGCGCAGGTCACTGATGCGTCGTTGGTAGTGGTGTTCACTGGTGATGTCAAAGCATGGGCAAAGGAACCGGAACGCTATTGGGTAAATGCTCCTGAAGCAGTTGCTGAACAATTGGTGGGAATGATTGGGCCTTTTCATGATGGTCGGGAATGGTTACAACGAGATGAGGCACAACGCTCAATTGGAATGGCCATGCAAACATTGATGCTGTCGGCTAAAGCATTGGGTTATGATTCCTGCCCGATGATTGGTTTTGATATTGATAAGGTTGCCGAACTGATTAAGCTGCCAGAGGATCACGTCATGGGACCAATGGTTGCAATCGGTAAAGGGACAAAAGCGGCTTGGCCAAAACCGGGTCAACTGCCTCTCTCTGACATTGTTAGTGAAAATTCTTTCTAG